The following proteins are co-located in the Haloplanus sp. HW8-1 genome:
- a CDS encoding DUF357 domain-containing protein: MPADLEEKTDRYERMLADALDEAEIGAPAGTPLGETAAECREMAVSYLDDGRHFRETGDPVNALAAYSYGYGWLDAGVRMGLFVVPEETTLFTV, from the coding sequence ATGCCCGCCGACCTCGAAGAGAAGACCGACCGCTACGAACGGATGCTCGCGGACGCCCTCGACGAGGCCGAGATCGGAGCGCCCGCGGGGACGCCACTCGGGGAGACGGCCGCCGAGTGCCGGGAGATGGCGGTATCGTATCTCGACGACGGCCGCCACTTCCGCGAGACCGGCGACCCGGTGAACGCCCTCGCGGCCTACTCGTACGGCTACGGGTGGCTCGACGCAGGCGTGCGGATGGGGCTCTTCGTGGTCCCCGAGGAGACGACGCTGTTCACCGTCTGA
- a CDS encoding NAD(P)/FAD-dependent oxidoreductase: MSQSDVVEHRRLIIAGSGIAGLTAAVYAGRSNNEPLVFEGDEPGGQLTLTTEVDNYPGFPEGISGPELVNDMKAQARKFGAEIANGVVESVDVLDDPGPGHTFRVTLSNGDAYTADAVIAASGASARTLGIPGEDELMGYGLSTCATCDGAFFRDEEIVVVGGGDAACEEAVFLTKFASTVYLVHRRDEFRAEDYWIDRVMEHVEDGDIELKLNTEVTELHGTQAEGVDHVTMVHNPDGHPTDNLDDPDTEEFEFDAGAVFYAIGHTPNTEYLTGLDVEMDDEGYLETAGGEGGGQTATGVPGLFGAGDVVDYHYQQAITAGGMGCKAAIDADGYLEDLDRERAAAEADEPAAAESDD, encoded by the coding sequence ATGAGCCAGAGCGACGTCGTCGAGCACCGACGACTCATCATCGCCGGGAGTGGAATCGCGGGACTCACGGCCGCCGTCTACGCCGGGCGGTCGAACAACGAACCCCTGGTGTTCGAGGGGGACGAACCCGGTGGGCAGTTGACGCTGACGACCGAGGTCGACAACTACCCGGGTTTCCCGGAGGGGATCAGCGGCCCGGAACTGGTCAACGACATGAAAGCCCAGGCCCGCAAGTTCGGCGCCGAGATAGCAAACGGCGTCGTCGAGTCGGTCGACGTACTCGACGACCCGGGACCTGGCCACACCTTCCGCGTCACGCTATCGAACGGCGACGCGTACACGGCCGACGCGGTCATCGCCGCCTCGGGGGCGAGCGCCCGCACTCTCGGCATCCCCGGGGAAGACGAACTCATGGGATACGGGCTGTCGACGTGTGCAACCTGTGACGGGGCCTTCTTCCGCGACGAGGAGATCGTCGTCGTGGGCGGCGGCGACGCCGCCTGCGAGGAGGCCGTCTTCCTCACGAAGTTCGCCTCGACGGTCTATCTGGTCCACCGCCGTGACGAGTTCCGTGCCGAGGACTACTGGATCGACCGCGTGATGGAACACGTCGAGGACGGCGACATCGAACTCAAGTTAAACACCGAGGTGACCGAACTTCACGGCACCCAGGCAGAGGGCGTCGACCACGTGACCATGGTCCACAACCCCGACGGTCACCCCACGGACAACCTCGACGACCCCGACACCGAGGAGTTCGAGTTCGATGCCGGCGCGGTCTTCTACGCCATCGGACACACGCCGAACACCGAGTATCTCACCGGTCTCGACGTGGAGATGGACGACGAGGGGTATCTGGAGACGGCCGGCGGCGAGGGCGGCGGCCAGACGGCGACCGGCGTTCCCGGCCTGTTCGGCGCCGGCGACGTGGTCGACTATCACTACCAGCAGGCCATCACCGCGGGCGGCATGGGGTGTAAGGCCGCCATCGACGCCGACGGCTACCTGGAGGATCTGGATCGGGAGCGCGCGGCCGCGGAGGCCGACGAACCAGCGGCGGCCGAGAGCGACGACTGA
- a CDS encoding DUF2309 domain-containing protein, with amino-acid sequence MPTETEIRECVERAATAVGSVWPLHSFVTANPLAGFEDRPFEEAVREGTRLVGGDGYPTADVFRRAWESGRIDPERLRTELTDRGYDASPEALLARMEAATGTGTDETATDRVDRLVVKWLAAFLDEGQAKWPMPNREQGFYRAVRSLARHDAELPDRTAFADLPDRPVAAVEQLLADHPSDRWESIFEAHLTALPGWTGLIKRRAADDGDWQSAYPVTLVGYLAVRLALADALDAPLDPSESRECGVDDDGTVPLREAWLTAWEATYRDELVGVVADASASLSDRADDERPDAQLVFCIDTRSEVIRRHVEAAGAYETHGYAGFFGVPMRYEGYDDEVSVDACPPILDARHRIADRPADDCEERRADHDRWRDAVEAGRSVVEALTSNAATAFNFVEAAGSGYGAAVAARTLLPARVSDLADAVEARLPDPAAFCAPTVEHEPDAEGDLPRGMTLEERVDYAASAFETMGWETFARLVVFTGHASRTTNNPFDASLDCGACAGNPGGPNARVLATICNDERVKAALRDRGFDVPTDTVFLAAEHDTTTDEISLYTDPVPESHADDVERLRADLETARAGAVAERTEALGVDGTSAVHEVERRAVDWAETRPEWGLAGNAGFVVGPRELTAGLDLDGRAFLHSYDWRTDPDGEALAAILSGPLVVTQWINAQYYFATVDNAVYGSGSKITHNPVGNVGVYQGNGGDLMTGLPLQSVMATDDDPHHQPLRLSAVIHAPVDRVTDALAAHEDVAALLDNGWFALTVVDPTQDHTAFHYAGDLSWSSESNADRQAAVAPPAGAPTG; translated from the coding sequence ATGCCTACTGAGACCGAGATCCGCGAGTGCGTCGAGCGGGCGGCGACGGCGGTCGGGTCGGTCTGGCCGCTTCACTCGTTCGTGACGGCCAATCCGCTCGCCGGCTTCGAGGATCGGCCGTTCGAGGAGGCCGTCCGGGAGGGGACGCGGCTCGTCGGGGGCGACGGCTACCCGACTGCCGACGTGTTCCGTCGGGCCTGGGAGTCGGGACGGATCGACCCCGAACGCCTGCGGACCGAACTGACCGACCGCGGCTACGACGCGTCGCCCGAGGCGCTCCTGGCGCGTATGGAGGCGGCGACGGGGACGGGGACCGACGAGACGGCGACGGATCGCGTCGACCGTCTCGTGGTCAAGTGGCTGGCGGCGTTCCTCGACGAGGGGCAGGCGAAGTGGCCGATGCCGAACCGCGAGCAGGGGTTCTACCGCGCCGTCCGGAGCCTGGCCCGTCACGACGCCGAACTCCCCGATCGGACGGCGTTCGCCGACCTCCCCGATCGGCCCGTGGCGGCCGTCGAGCAACTCCTCGCGGACCACCCCAGCGATCGGTGGGAGTCCATCTTCGAGGCGCACCTGACCGCGCTGCCCGGCTGGACGGGGCTCATCAAGCGGCGCGCCGCGGACGACGGCGACTGGCAGTCGGCATATCCCGTCACGCTCGTCGGCTATCTCGCGGTACGGCTTGCGCTCGCCGACGCACTCGACGCGCCGCTCGATCCGTCGGAGTCGCGGGAATGCGGCGTCGACGACGACGGGACGGTCCCCCTCCGCGAGGCCTGGCTGACCGCGTGGGAGGCGACGTATCGCGACGAACTCGTGGGGGTCGTCGCTGACGCGAGCGCGTCGCTGTCGGATCGCGCGGACGACGAACGTCCCGACGCCCAGTTGGTCTTCTGTATCGATACGCGCTCGGAGGTCATCCGCCGTCACGTCGAGGCCGCGGGCGCGTACGAGACCCACGGCTACGCCGGATTCTTCGGTGTCCCGATGCGCTACGAGGGGTACGACGACGAGGTGAGCGTCGACGCCTGCCCGCCGATCCTCGACGCACGGCACCGGATCGCCGACCGGCCCGCGGACGATTGCGAGGAACGGCGGGCCGACCACGACCGCTGGCGTGACGCCGTCGAGGCCGGTCGGTCGGTCGTCGAGGCGCTCACCTCGAACGCGGCGACGGCGTTCAACTTCGTCGAGGCGGCCGGGAGTGGGTACGGCGCCGCCGTGGCCGCCCGGACGCTGCTCCCCGCCCGCGTCTCCGATCTCGCCGACGCCGTCGAGGCGCGGCTCCCGGACCCCGCCGCGTTTTGTGCGCCGACGGTCGAACACGAACCGGACGCCGAGGGGGACCTCCCACGGGGGATGACGCTCGAAGAGCGCGTCGACTACGCCGCGAGCGCCTTCGAGACGATGGGCTGGGAGACGTTCGCTCGCCTCGTCGTGTTCACGGGGCACGCGAGTCGGACCACCAACAACCCGTTCGACGCGAGCCTCGACTGTGGCGCCTGTGCCGGTAACCCCGGCGGCCCGAACGCGCGGGTCCTCGCGACGATCTGTAACGACGAGCGAGTCAAGGCGGCGCTCCGTGACCGCGGGTTCGACGTGCCCACGGACACCGTCTTCCTCGCGGCCGAACACGACACGACGACGGACGAGATCAGCCTGTACACCGATCCGGTCCCCGAGAGCCACGCGGACGACGTCGAACGGCTCCGTGCGGACCTGGAGACCGCCCGCGCCGGCGCAGTCGCGGAGCGGACCGAGGCACTGGGTGTGGACGGTACGTCGGCCGTCCACGAGGTGGAACGCCGGGCGGTCGACTGGGCGGAGACCCGGCCGGAGTGGGGACTGGCCGGCAATGCCGGCTTCGTCGTCGGTCCGCGCGAACTCACTGCCGGGCTAGATCTCGACGGTCGCGCCTTCCTCCACTCCTACGACTGGCGCACCGATCCGGACGGCGAGGCACTGGCCGCCATCCTCTCCGGGCCATTGGTCGTTACCCAGTGGATCAACGCACAGTACTACTTCGCGACCGTCGACAACGCCGTCTACGGGAGCGGATCGAAGATCACCCACAACCCCGTGGGCAACGTCGGCGTGTACCAGGGCAACGGGGGCGACCTGATGACCGGGCTCCCCCTCCAGTCGGTGATGGCGACCGACGACGACCCCCACCACCAGCCGCTCCGGCTTTCGGCCGTGATCCACGCGCCGGTCGACCGGGTGACCGACGCCCTCGCCGCCCACGAGGACGTCGCGGCGTTGCTCGACAACGGCTGGTTCGCACTGACCGTCGTCGACCCCACGCAGGACCACACGGCCTTCCACTACGCCGGCGATCTGTCCTGGTCGAGCGAGTCCAACGCCGACCGGCAGGCCGCCGTCGCGCCGCCGGCCGGGGCGCCGACGGGGTAG
- a CDS encoding hydantoinase/oxoprolinase family protein, translating into MNQQLAVDIGGTFVDAIAFDRDSGEMRLEKAPTTEEDPTRGVFAAIEKLDVDLDEIRTFVHGTTLGINAFLEREGATTGIVTNEGFTDVFEIGRYDRPVEDMYTVPYDAPDPLVERRHRYGVPGRLDADGEVVEPLDEGGVERVADELATAVDSAAVCFLHAYQNDAHEQRAAEIIRERAPDVSVSTSQDITGEYREFERTSTTVLDAYIKPIFESYVDRLATGLTDRGFDGSFFITRSGGGALAAENAKTAPVHTILSGPAGGIIGSARVGEIIDREDLIAVDMGGTSLDACVIEDGSPSVEYEASLGNLRMMIPVYDIRTIGAGGGSIAWLDGEILRVGPKSAGADPGPICYGQGGEDPTLTDAAVALGYIDPQWFLGGEMELAEKRTRDGIETNLADPLDSTVSEVSQGVFEVTLANTVGTIREITVEKGLDPRDFSMVGYGGAGPMFVPLLARELGAKEVIIPQAPSVFSAYGMQMTNVVYDFSQTELVPLRDVERSALESWFEGLEEEAHTTLADEGFDPTDRRTERSVEMRYLGQEHTVKVPADGLESVDELADRFAEQHRRRYGHTMDDPAEAVHLRVRGIGETETPDISRREGGESGDEVVGTQEAHCFASDEVVAFDVYRRDRLAAGQVIPGPAIVREPTTTIVFHSDQEARVDDYGHLIITEVDR; encoded by the coding sequence ATGAACCAGCAACTCGCGGTCGATATCGGTGGAACGTTCGTCGATGCGATCGCCTTCGATCGGGACAGCGGCGAGATGCGGTTGGAGAAGGCGCCGACGACCGAAGAGGACCCGACGCGGGGCGTCTTCGCGGCCATCGAGAAACTGGACGTCGACCTCGACGAGATCCGGACGTTCGTTCACGGCACGACCCTGGGGATCAACGCGTTTCTGGAGCGCGAGGGGGCGACGACCGGAATCGTAACCAACGAGGGGTTCACCGACGTCTTCGAGATCGGACGGTACGACCGTCCCGTGGAGGACATGTACACCGTTCCCTACGACGCCCCGGACCCGCTAGTGGAGCGTCGGCACCGCTACGGCGTCCCCGGCCGCCTGGACGCGGACGGCGAGGTGGTCGAACCGCTTGACGAGGGCGGGGTCGAACGGGTCGCCGACGAGTTGGCCACGGCGGTCGACTCCGCCGCCGTCTGTTTTCTCCACGCTTATCAGAACGACGCCCACGAGCAACGGGCCGCGGAGATCATTCGCGAACGGGCACCCGACGTGAGCGTCTCGACCTCACAGGACATCACGGGCGAATACCGGGAGTTCGAACGGACCTCGACGACGGTCCTCGACGCGTACATCAAGCCGATCTTCGAGTCGTACGTGGATCGGTTAGCGACGGGACTCACGGACCGCGGGTTCGATGGTAGCTTCTTCATCACCCGTTCCGGTGGTGGCGCGCTGGCGGCGGAGAACGCGAAGACTGCCCCCGTCCACACGATCCTCTCCGGGCCGGCCGGCGGAATCATCGGTTCGGCGCGGGTCGGGGAGATCATCGACAGGGAGGATCTAATCGCGGTGGACATGGGTGGCACGAGTCTGGACGCCTGCGTGATCGAGGACGGGTCGCCGTCCGTGGAGTACGAGGCGTCGCTCGGAAACCTCCGGATGATGATTCCGGTGTACGACATCCGTACCATCGGGGCGGGTGGGGGGTCCATCGCGTGGCTCGACGGCGAGATCCTCCGCGTCGGCCCGAAGAGCGCCGGGGCCGATCCCGGGCCGATCTGCTACGGTCAGGGCGGCGAGGACCCGACCCTGACCGACGCGGCGGTCGCGCTCGGATACATCGACCCCCAGTGGTTCCTCGGCGGTGAGATGGAACTCGCGGAGAAACGGACCAGAGACGGGATCGAGACGAACCTCGCGGACCCGCTGGATTCGACGGTTTCGGAGGTCAGTCAGGGTGTCTTCGAAGTCACGCTCGCCAACACCGTCGGCACGATCCGTGAGATCACCGTCGAGAAGGGACTCGATCCCCGGGACTTCTCGATGGTCGGCTACGGCGGCGCCGGGCCGATGTTCGTCCCGCTGTTGGCTCGCGAACTCGGCGCCAAGGAGGTGATCATCCCACAGGCACCGTCGGTGTTCTCGGCGTACGGCATGCAGATGACGAACGTGGTGTACGACTTCTCCCAGACGGAACTCGTACCGCTCCGGGACGTCGAGCGCTCGGCCCTCGAATCGTGGTTCGAGGGATTGGAAGAGGAGGCCCACACCACGCTCGCCGACGAGGGGTTCGACCCCACGGATCGCCGGACCGAGCGGTCGGTCGAAATGCGCTACCTCGGACAGGAACACACGGTCAAGGTGCCGGCCGACGGCCTCGAAAGCGTCGACGAACTCGCGGATCGGTTCGCCGAGCAACACCGACGGCGCTACGGCCATACGATGGACGATCCGGCGGAGGCAGTCCACCTCCGCGTCCGCGGTATCGGGGAAACCGAGACCCCGGATATCTCCCGCCGCGAGGGGGGGGAGTCGGGCGACGAGGTGGTCGGCACACAGGAAGCGCACTGTTTCGCCAGCGACGAGGTGGTGGCGTTCGACGTGTATCGTCGCGACCGACTCGCGGCGGGGCAAGTGATTCCGGGACCGGCTATCGTGCGCGAACCCACGACGACGATCGTCTTCCACTCGGATCAGGAGGCGAGGGTCGACGACTACGGTCACCTCATCATCACGGAGGTGGACCGATGA
- a CDS encoding hydantoinase B/oxoprolinase family protein: MSDVDAATVEVIRNYLSSAANEMQRTLIRTSYNTIIYEILDFGISLYDADMNLVADSPGLTMFLGANDYGLKKGVEYVGEENLDPGDIVIMNYPYWSSAHTLDVCLFSPIYSGDEHVGYAVIRAHWLDLGAKESGYVIDSTDMHQEGLVFPGTKIYKGGEPDEEIFELLRYNSRTPKKVIGDVNAQIAALNTGKRRVQELHEKYGSSTVDAAIDRILQHGRRTAKEGVADLPDGTWSAVDFLDNDGITDDLVRMDVEVTVDGEEFTVDFSGSSDEVAGPVNLPYGMTETVCKLVLKTLTTPDEPSNAGQYEPLSVVAPEGNLFHATYPAPTFTIWTGILGVEVVYKAVAKGMPDRVPASSGGDLCGIVLVAEDPETGEMFIESSNEGVGWGATDGMDGANALMHISETRVQNIPIEVFENKVPIRFDELTLRQDSGGIGEFRGGLGVRRDYRFLDDVKGITLIKKTRTEGWGLDGGEPGERNVVVVESNGEEGWRDRFDFLVDNDADYDPDPDEQYTGMMQGWFEAGEVLSNRSGGGGGYGDPLDRDPEAVRDDVRNGYVSRESARDDYGVVVTEDGSIDWEATRALRGE; this comes from the coding sequence ATGAGCGACGTCGATGCCGCCACGGTCGAGGTCATCCGGAACTACCTGTCGTCGGCGGCAAACGAGATGCAACGGACCCTCATCCGGACGTCCTACAACACGATCATCTACGAGATCCTGGATTTCGGCATCTCGCTGTACGACGCCGACATGAACCTCGTGGCGGACTCGCCGGGGCTGACGATGTTCCTCGGCGCGAACGACTACGGCCTGAAAAAGGGCGTCGAGTACGTCGGCGAGGAGAACCTCGACCCGGGCGATATCGTCATCATGAACTACCCGTACTGGAGTTCGGCCCACACGCTCGACGTCTGTCTGTTCTCGCCGATCTACTCCGGGGACGAACACGTCGGCTACGCCGTGATCCGCGCACACTGGCTCGATCTGGGGGCCAAGGAGTCCGGCTACGTGATCGACTCCACGGACATGCACCAGGAGGGCCTCGTGTTCCCCGGGACGAAGATCTACAAGGGCGGCGAACCCGACGAGGAGATCTTCGAACTCCTCCGGTACAACTCCCGGACGCCGAAGAAGGTGATCGGCGACGTCAACGCCCAGATCGCCGCCCTCAACACTGGCAAACGGCGGGTTCAGGAACTGCACGAGAAATACGGGTCCTCGACGGTCGACGCGGCAATCGACCGGATCCTCCAGCACGGACGCCGGACCGCCAAAGAGGGTGTCGCCGACCTCCCGGACGGGACGTGGTCGGCCGTGGACTTCCTCGACAACGACGGCATCACCGACGATCTCGTCCGTATGGACGTCGAGGTGACCGTGGACGGCGAGGAGTTCACGGTCGATTTCTCCGGATCGTCCGACGAGGTCGCCGGCCCGGTCAACCTCCCCTACGGAATGACCGAGACGGTCTGTAAACTCGTCTTGAAGACCCTCACGACCCCGGACGAACCGTCGAACGCCGGGCAGTACGAACCCCTCTCGGTCGTCGCCCCGGAGGGGAACCTCTTTCACGCGACCTATCCGGCGCCGACGTTCACGATCTGGACGGGCATCCTCGGCGTCGAAGTGGTGTACAAAGCGGTCGCGAAGGGGATGCCGGACCGCGTTCCGGCCAGTTCCGGCGGTGACCTCTGTGGGATCGTTCTCGTCGCGGAGGACCCCGAGACCGGAGAGATGTTCATCGAGTCTTCGAACGAGGGCGTCGGCTGGGGCGCGACCGACGGGATGGACGGGGCGAACGCGCTGATGCACATCAGCGAGACCCGCGTGCAGAACATCCCGATCGAGGTGTTCGAAAACAAGGTCCCGATCCGATTCGACGAACTCACCCTTCGACAGGATTCGGGGGGAATCGGCGAGTTCCGCGGCGGTCTCGGCGTCCGTCGGGACTACCGCTTCCTCGACGACGTGAAAGGAATCACGCTCATCAAAAAGACCCGAACCGAGGGCTGGGGACTCGACGGCGGCGAACCGGGGGAGCGAAACGTCGTCGTCGTCGAAAGCAACGGCGAGGAAGGGTGGCGCGACCGGTTCGACTTCCTCGTCGACAACGACGCCGACTACGATCCGGACCCCGACGAACAGTACACGGGGATGATGCAGGGGTGGTTCGAGGCCGGCGAGGTGCTGTCGAACCGGTCCGGCGGCGGCGGCGGATACGGCGATCCGCTCGATCGCGATCCGGAGGCGGTCCGTGACGACGTACGAAACGGCTACGTCTCGCGGGAGTCCGCACGGGACGACTACGGCGTCGTCGTTACCGAGGACGGGAGCATAGACTGGGAGGCGACGAGAGCGCTGCGGGGCGAGTAG
- a CDS encoding major royal jelly family protein, producing MSDSYASLTDGGIEVDPERYARFDTRAGNPAMTPDGRLIVSNHPFPYGENPEYRVVEYVDDDTVRPFPNEAWSTPPGDDGVGIHSLIGLRADPDGIVRILDIGDIENGHLPKLVSWDTNVDRLRAVHHVPAHATTDLSFMQDFAYDAVRNAVYIADLGPGDEPGEAGKPALVALDLDTGRTRRVIEDHPSVLPEEGVRSVIEGDPVVEETDDGEFVPVKRGLDGITIDPAFEWVYFCGITTESVYRVRAANLLDESLTDAELDARIERYGDKEVCDGITVDTAGNVYITDMTNNAIGVTRPSGEYEIIARDDEKFLWPDGFCCGPDGHIYFTVTQLHRAPPYNRGIEDSYHPFELFRFESLAPVTVGR from the coding sequence ATGTCAGATTCGTACGCTTCACTCACTGATGGCGGTATCGAGGTCGATCCGGAACGCTACGCCCGGTTCGATACGCGGGCGGGCAACCCAGCGATGACGCCCGATGGACGACTGATCGTCAGCAACCACCCGTTCCCGTACGGCGAGAACCCCGAGTACCGGGTCGTCGAGTACGTCGACGACGACACCGTCCGGCCGTTTCCGAACGAGGCGTGGAGTACGCCGCCCGGTGACGACGGCGTCGGCATCCACTCGCTCATCGGCCTGCGGGCGGATCCGGACGGCATCGTCCGCATCCTCGACATCGGCGACATCGAGAACGGCCACCTCCCGAAACTCGTCTCGTGGGATACGAACGTCGACCGACTCCGGGCCGTCCACCACGTCCCCGCCCACGCGACGACCGACCTCTCGTTCATGCAGGACTTCGCGTACGACGCGGTGCGCAACGCCGTCTACATCGCCGATCTGGGGCCGGGCGACGAACCGGGCGAGGCCGGCAAGCCGGCGCTCGTGGCCCTCGACCTCGATACCGGTCGGACCCGGCGCGTGATCGAGGACCACCCGAGCGTCTTGCCCGAGGAGGGCGTGCGCTCGGTCATCGAGGGCGACCCCGTCGTCGAGGAGACCGACGACGGCGAGTTCGTCCCCGTCAAGCGTGGCCTCGACGGCATCACAATCGACCCCGCCTTCGAGTGGGTCTACTTCTGTGGCATCACGACGGAGAGCGTCTACCGCGTCCGCGCGGCGAATCTGCTCGACGAGTCGCTCACCGACGCCGAACTCGACGCCCGCATCGAACGCTACGGCGACAAGGAGGTCTGTGACGGCATCACCGTCGACACGGCGGGGAACGTCTACATCACGGATATGACCAACAACGCCATCGGCGTGACGCGGCCCTCGGGCGAGTACGAGATCATCGCCCGGGACGACGAGAAGTTCCTCTGGCCGGACGGCTTTTGTTGTGGGCCGGACGGCCACATCTACTTCACCGTCACACAACTTCACCGAGCGCCCCCCTACAATCGGGGGATCGAGGATTCGTATCACCCGTTCGAACTGTTCCGGTTCGAGAGCCTCGCGCCCGTCACCGTCGGACGATAG